From the Oncorhynchus keta strain PuntledgeMale-10-30-2019 chromosome 13, Oket_V2, whole genome shotgun sequence genome, the window ATGTGATCAGTCTGCAGACCAGTTCTGCCGTCGGGAGTGTGCGACGGACCAATTACTGCTGATTGTTAATTAGTCTCCACTGGTGATTGGTTCATGATTCAAGCAACAGATGATTAATTAAAGGGGAACATTAttcccccccacctcctctctctaatgTTTTCTGAGAACAGCAGGTTTGATTGTGATGTGGCTACAACTTCTAGCACCTCAGGAGGTCTGTGTTGAAATGAGGCCCTGTGTAGACAAATACAGTAACACATATACAAAACctaaaagaaatacaaaacatggACAGTTTCCTGAGATTTTATTCTTCAACGTGACAGTGTAGTTGAGTCTTATGGGGAAGTTGTACCATTCTCTGTATGCTACATATTAAAATGCAGATGTTTAAACAGCAAAACAGACATGGGCAAAGAAtgaaagaaaacacacacacacacacaggagactcCCACGCAGCAGACAGCATTATATTTTGTGATGTAAATGATAACTACTGGGTGCTGGTAAGCTTCTGAGCAGGCAGTTGTTGGGGCAGCCCGGTTGGGGCAGCGACGCGGCGGGGTCCTGACACAGGGAGGTCCAGTAGGGCTTGGGCGGTCTGGGCGACCCGCGACAGACCCTCACCGTCCAGGATCAGCTGGCAGGGACACAGGGTGTCCTGGGGTGGGAAGAGGGAcagaagtcacacacacacacacactgaacacggTCATGCACCTCGGGTTACAACCGAGCTAACGACTTGTTAACCTGTAGTCAAAACAACCATTACGGTCACACCATCACAGTTACTTAAGGAGCGAAAAACACACAGACGTCCACTATACAACTTCAATACTTGTCCACTCATGCACCacatccaccacctccaccacatgCTCAAACAAGGACCACACTACACGAAGTACCCATTTCTTTGTCCTCCATGGAGAGGAAGATGGAGTGGAGACCAATAGGGGGAGAAGAAAAAAGGTACAAATTGGGCTTTTAAAAGGTCTTTTCTTTtttctcccgtcctctcctcccatctttgGAAAACCTAGAGGACATTACACTTCCCGCTCAACTTTCAAAAGAGGCGAGGGGCTCTTTCTCAATCCATCTTTCGCCTTGATTCCTCGACTCTTCAAATCGTATTGGAGGAAAAAATTTCAATGCATTTTGAGAAGGAGAGGAATCGAGGAGAGATGGATTGAGAAAGAGCCCGCGAGCTCAGTGGAGTTTGAGGGCATTCATTGGATAAAATCTCAGTAAGTGGGTGGAGCTTGTGACCAGTGACACTTGCGCATCAAATAAAATACCATTTTCGTAGGGAGGTTTGGTTCGGTGGAGGAGGGGATGAAACACAGGTTGCAACGCAACGTACCTGGTTCTAATCTTATAAAGGAAAACTACAaggagtcgagaggagaggggacgaggagtcgagaggagaggaggagtcgagaggagaggagaggggacgaggagtcgagaggagaggggacgaggagtcgagaggagaggggacgaggagtcgagaggagaggggacgaggagtcgagaggagaggggacgaggagtcgagaggagaggggacgaggagtggagaggagacgaggagtcgagaggagaggggacaaggaatcgagaggagagaggacaaggaATGGAGGAAAGACTTGAGAGCCCTGTAATTTATCCTCCTCTACTAACCCCAGTCCAAACATGCAGCGAGGGAGCAATCATTACCTCTGTTCTGTGAGCTGCTGCAGAAAACATACCTTCTCCACTTAGAGGGCAGCACACAAATGACAGTAGTAAACCTGGTATCCACAGGGCAGAGTTTGAAGCGCAGGGGCAGAATGCAACAAAAGCTTGACGGTAGGAATACAagttacaaaaacaaaacaaaaaacatttcagcagcaaaaaaacaaaaagcAGACAACTTCAAAAGCAGACGATGACACCGGAAATGGTTAAATTCCTTATTTAATCATTTCATGACAGAGGAGAAAAACTATAGATTTTATATAAACTCATTTAAATACATAGGTATGATATAAATATTACAAAATACAACAGTATTTCTGTTCAGTTAACATTTTAAAGAATATAATTAATTTCTAAACCAGTGAATATGGTAGTGGTTCcaccttttttacattttttattttttttatttttataaaactCATTTTGGTTGAAACGTTAAATCGCAAATGCAATTTCCAACAACGACTGACTGTGGTTATGCGCCCAAAAAAATGATGTAACAGACaaaagagaggaaatagacatttCCACATATCCCTTAGGGACACGGTAGTAGAAGGATGAGGAGTTGGGAACCAACAAAATGACCACTCTTCTTGCCTACTTCATGCAAGGTGACTAAAGCTCCATCAATATGCATACGCCACCGTCCTATGAACAAGTCCTGATTACAGTATTAGGACGACACACCTCAAATACAAGGTGAAATGGTGCCTAtttacagagtgtgtgtgtgtgtgtgtgtgtgtgtgtgtgtaaatcgtATTACACCTCCTCAGTATTTTTGACAATGGTGTCTTTTTGTCGGCACTAAATCAAAGTCTTATGTGGGAAAACAAAATGCCATTTTTGGATAACTGCCGAAAATATGgtctgaggtaaaaaaaaaaaaatgtaaaaaaacatgcAGGTCTTGTTCTACGAGAGAACCTTCATCGGCTAACGTCGCTTTGTGAATTTAGATTTATGGAGTAAAAACAAAAACCGCAGATAAACGCTTCATAATATCAGTTAGTTAACATGACTTTTCTCTCACAAGCCTGCGTCAACCTTGCGTGTTATAACCCCCTATTTCCTTCCCCGTTCATTTTGCCCATTGAAAAAGACTAAACGAACCAGACCACAAGCTGACGAGCTCTATTAGCTTGGATATCACAGAGTTTTCACGGAGCTATGACACAGCCTTACGCTGGAGAAAGCGGAGGCCTcaacaatgcacacacacaacaacaaaaaaacacagctTCCCAACAGTACCCAGAGCAACATTGTACACAATAGGGCTGATGGGAAATGTAGTGCCTAAACTGGAAAGAGCAGATCACATGACAGTTAATTCAGACTTAAGTTAATTATCTGACTGATCGAAGCTAACCATTATCTTCATCTAAATGTTTATTCGTGCGAGCTTTGGAGAAGTGGCCCCATTCAACGGCTACGACCAGTGACTCAATCAGGAAGTGAATTAAACCAATTGATTTCAGTTAGCTTTTATCTATGAGGCCAATGCTCTTTCCCCCAAGCACAGCAACAAACagaaaattaaaaaaaaacattaaaaaatatatataaataagacaaaaaaataatttaattagTTGTTTACATTTTTACAAACATGAAGCATGTTAAGCCGGTGaccaaacaaacaacaaaaaataaGTAAAATAAATCATTACAAGCTTGGAAATGTTTCTGTACCATCAGGTTTAAAAAAAGCATCGGGGATAGCAGTCGGCGAAATGTAGTGTGTAGCAACACCGCTCCCTGGTGGTCACGGTCAGACATGGCAGGCAGAAACCAGTGGAAGGCGTTGGTCAGTGAGTACTCTTACTGGCAGATATAACAGGCACCAATGATTGGtctcatcccccccccccccaaatggcTTCCATGAGAATAATGTCTTAATCCTTTCAGCAAAATGTTGGGAGTCTAGGTCACAAAATGTCCTCTTATCTTAGTTGATAAACGTTGTCCTTTCCTGTTTTGTAATCTCCTCAAGGGTTACAACGTTTTTTTCCCAATTCTCTGAGTACAGGGCGTTTTCCCACACTGAAGACAGGACGTCGTCAGCCAGAGAGACAGGACGTCGTCAGCCAGAGAGACAGGACGTCGTCAGCCAGAGAGACAGGACGtcgtcagacagagagacaggacgtcgtcagacagagagacaggacgtcgtcagccagagagacaggacgtcgtcagacagagagacaggacgtcgtcagacagagagacaggacgtcGTCAGACAGAGACGTCGTCAGACAGAGACATCGTCAGCCAGAGACGTCGTCAGCCAGAGACAGGACGTCGTCAGCCAGAGACAGGACGTCGTCAGCCAGAGACAGGACGTCGTCAGCCAGAGACATCGTCAGCCAGAGACATCGTCAGCCAGAGACAtcgtcagacagagacaggacatcgtcagacagagacaggacatcgTCAGACAGAGACATCGTCAGACAGAGACATGACATCGTCAGACAGAGACATGACAtcgtcagacagagacaggacatcgtcagacagagacaggacatcgtcagacagagacaggacatcgtcagacagagacaggacatcgtcagacagagacaggacatcgtcagacagagacaggacatcgtcagacagagacaggacatcgtcagacagagacaggacatcgtcagacagagacaggacatcgtcagacagagacaggacatcgtcagacagagacaggacatcgtcagacagagacaggacatcgTCAGACAGAGACATCGTCAGACAGAGACATGACATCGTCAGACAGAGACATGACATCGTCAGACAGAGACATGACAtcgtcagacagagacaggacatcgtcagacagagacaggacatcgtcagacagagagacaggacatcgtcagacagagagacaggacatcgtcagacagagagacaggacatcttcagacagagagacaggacatcttcagacagagagacaggacatcttcagacagagagacaggacatcttcagacagagagacaggacatcttcagacagagagacaggacatcttcagacagagagacaggacatcttcagacagagagacaggacatcttcagacagagagacaggacatcttcagacagagagacaggacatcttcagacagagagacaggacatcttcagacagagagacaggacatcgtcagacagagagacaggacatcgtcagacagagacaggacatcttcagacagagagacaggacatcttcagacagagagacaggacatcttcagacagagagacaggacatcttcagacagagagacaggacattgtcagacagagagacaggacatcgtcagacagagagacaggacgtcGTCAGACAGAGACATGCTGTGCATTAGAGGGGTAACAGTAGTCATGTAGGGAAGCCCTTTAAAAATATAAATGAGTGTTTCTGCATTAGAACTGTAACGGTTTACCTAAAGGGTATTTCTCTGCTAATCATTCACAGAGGTTGTGATGTTGGAAAGGGCCCCTCTTACCTAAAGGGTATTTCTCTGCTAATCATTCACAGAGGTTGTGATGTTGGAAAGGGCCCCTCTTACCTAAAGGGTATTTCTCTGCTAATCATTCACAGAGGTTGTGATGTTGGAAAGGGCCCCTCTTACCTAAAGGGTATTTCTCTGCTAATCATTCACGGAGGTTGTGATGTTGGAAAGGGCCCCTCTTACCTAAAGAGTATTTCTCTGCTAATCATTCACGGAGGTTGTGATGTTGGAAAGGGCCCCTCTTACCTAAAGGGTATTTCTCTGCTAATCATTCACAGAGGTTGTGATGTTGGAAAGGGCCCCTCTTACCTAAAGGGTATTTCTCTGCTAATCATTCACAGAGGTTGTGATGTTGGAAAGGGCCCCTCTTACCTAAAGGGTATTTCTCTGCTAATCATTCACGGAGGTTGTGATATTGGAAAGGGCCCCTCTTACCTAAAGGGTATTTCTCTGCTAATCATTCACAGAGGTTGTGATGTTGGAAAGGGCCCCTCTTACCTAAAGAGTATTTCTCTGCTAATCATTCACGGAGGTTGTGATGTTGGAAAGGGCCCCTCTTACCTAAAGAGTATTTCTCTGCTAATCATTCACGGAGGTTGTGATGTTGGAAAGGGCCCCTCTTACCTAAAGGGTATTTCTCTGCTAATCATTCACGGAGGTTGTGATATTGGAAAGGGCCCCTCTTACCTAAAGGGTATTTCTCTGCTAATCATTCACAGAGGTTGTGATGTTGGAAAGGGCCCCTCTTACCTAAAGAGTATTTCTCTGCTAATCATTCACGGAGGTTGTGATGTTGGAAAGGGCCCCTCTTACCTAAAGGGTATTTCTCTGCTAATCATTCACAGAGGTTGTGATGTTGGAAAGGGCCCCTCTTACCTAAAGGGTATTTCTCTGCTAATCATTCACAGAGGTTGTGATGTTGGAAAGGGCCCCTCTTACCTAAAGAGTATGTCAGACGACTTCAATATGGGCCAGAGCCAATCTCTCAACTTTAAAGGGCATGATTTCAGTGGTTGTTGTATGAATCACATGGTTCCATGTTGTGCTCAACCACACCAGCTGTTGTACGTACACACTGTgtgttctgctgtgtgtgtgtgtgtgtgtgtgtgtgtgtgtgtgtgtactgttgtcACAGTGGGTACGTCTTTGACAGCAGCTGTGTTGAGGCTGGAGGGGGCAGCTGACAGTCCTTCCTGTGTTGTGAGGCTCGTCTCTCACTCTGCATACCTCATGCCAGGACagctgcgagtgtgtgtgtgtgtgtgagagcgtgtgtgtgtgcgtgagcgtgtgtgtgtttatgaaatCATGGTGGATTATTTAAGTCCGGGTTGTCTGTGAATGTTCGCATTGGTGGTCAAATTCACATCAGTCCGAGAgcgctcactcactcacacacatatacacacacacacacacacccactcagtATCTATGAGACCAGGTGGTAGTACAGTGTGTACAGCAGGAtcatgaccaggctgtagaagaCCAAGAAGCCCTCTGAGAGCAGTGAGGAGTAGGGGCTGTAGGGGCTGTCCCCCTCTACCTCACATTTCACCAGGGCCTCCACACAGCGCAGCACAGCAGGCAGCTTACAGAGATACAcatcagacaacacacacacctccgtctgatagagagagagaggggaagatgtcagataccagagagagagaaagatgtcagataccagagagagagaaagatgtcagataccagagagagatgtcagataccagagagagggagagagaggaagatgtcagataccagagagagaggaagatgtcagatacccgagagagagagagaaagatgtcagataccagagagagagagaaagatgtcagataccagagagaggggaagatgtcagataccagagagagagagagagagagagagggaagatgtcagataccagagagagagagcgagaggaagatgtcagataccagagagagagagagagaggaagatgtcagataccagagagagagaggaagatgtcagataccagagagagagagagagagagaaaagatgtCAGatacccgagagagagagagaaagatgtcagataccagagagagagagagaaagatgtcagataccagagagagagagagagaaagatgtcagataccagagagagagagaaaagatgtcagataccagagagaggggaagatgtcagataccagagagagaggaagatgtcagataccagagagagagagagagagaggaagatgtcagataccagagagagagagagagagagagagagagagagagaaagatgtcagataccagagagagagagagagagagagagaaagagagagaaagatgtcagataccagagagagagagagagagagagagaaagaggaagatatcagataccagagagagagagagagagaggaagatgtcagataccagagagagagagaggaagatgtcagataccagagagagagagagcgagagagagagaaagatgtcagataccagagagagagagagaaagatgtcagataccagagagagagagagaaagatgtcagataccagagagagatgtcagataccagagagagggagagagaggaagatgtcagataccagagagagggagagagaggaagatgtcagataccagagagagagagagagaggaagatgtcagataccagagagaggggaagatgtcagataccagagagagagagagaaagatgtcagataccagagagagagagagagagaaagatgtcagataccagagagagagagagagagaaaaagatgtcagataccagagagagagagagagagagagagagagagagagagagagagaaagatgtcagataccagagagagagagagagagagagaaagatgtcagataccagagagagagagagagagagagagagagagagagagagagagagagagagagagaaagatgtcagataccagagagagagagagagagagaaagatgtcagataccagagagaggagagaggagagaggagagaggaagagagagagagagagagagagagagagagagagagagagagagagaggaagatgtcagataccagagagaggggaagatgtcagataccagagagagagagagaaagatgtcagataccagagagagagagagagagagaaagatgtcagataccagagagagagagagagagagaaagatgtcagataccagagagagagagagagagagagagagagagagagagagagagagagagagagagagagagagagagagaaagatgtcagataccagagagagagagagagagagagaaagatgtcagatacaagagagagagagagagagagagaaagatgtcagataccagagagagagagagagagagagaaagatgtcagataccagagagagagagagagagagaaagatgtcagataccagagagagagagagagagagagagagagaaagatgtcagataccagagagagagagagag encodes:
- the LOC127906679 gene encoding zinc finger CCCH domain-containing protein 13-like, translating into MSDTRERCQIPERGRERKMSDTRERGRCQIPERERERCQIPERERKMSDTRERGRCQIPEREREREREDVRYQRERARGRCQIPERERERKMSDTREREEDVRYQREREREKRCQIPERERERCQIPERERERCQIPEREREKDVRYQREREKMSDTRERGRCQIPEREEDVRYQREREREEDVRYQRERERERERERKMSDTREREREREKERERCQIPERERERERKRKISDTRERERERKMSDTRERERKMSDTRERESERERKMSDTRERERKMSDTRERERKMSDTRERCQIPERGRERKMSDTREREREEDVRYQRERERGRCQIPERGEDVRYQREREKDVRYQRERERER